TTCACGAGAGGCCCTAACTGCTTTTTCGGCCATGTCCCAACCAAAGACCACGCCCTCTTTCACTTCCGAGATTACTAAACCGTCGAAGTAATAAAAGATACCGAATTCGAATTCCCTGACTTCTCTAATGTTCTTAAAGAATTCCAGGTCCTTTACCCGTTTCATGATAGTTAATGTTTTAAATAGCCCCTAAATATAGGGATTATATTGGGATTCGATGGAAAGTAAACTATGGCAATAAAAACTGAAGATTCTTACATAAGTCGCTATTCTTCAATATCTCTAAGTTGAATGGAAAGCGCCTTTGTGGATAGTTGAACCTCAATAAACGATAAAACCAAGGAAACCATGAGCGCCAAAAGGCTAATGACAAAAATAAGATTGGCCCAAAAACCAAGTTCTACATAGATTAAGAACATGGTAATGACCGCTAAGAGGAAACTGAATATCGCGGTCGCCTGCATATTCTTAATAATAATAAGTCTTTTTCTTAACTGTTGTACTTGTAGTCCTATGGATTTTGATTCCGTTTCCTGATATTTTTGATGCAATTGCCGTATAAGTGCAGCAATGGTCAAATAACGGGCATTATAGGCCAGCATGGTCAGTGAGATGGCCGGAAATAAAAGCGCGGGAATACTCAGGGATAGTTCCATTTTAGGATTTATTCAATTGTAAACTCCTTTTTCTCTTCTGCGCCATTACTCTTCATCACTATGGAATAAGTACCCTCTGGTAAATAGGTCTTGCCGTTTTTAGCTTCTGTCAATTCGGTTTTATGTTTTTTCAAATAGTTCATTTTTCCGGCTTTAGAAAATGCAACGTCAAATGATAACACATTTAACCCTTCATCGGCGGCTATTTCCGTGGCACTTACTTCGATTCCGTCCGAGCTTAAAATGGTCGCCTCAAACGCATCGGCTTCATTTGTATAAAAAGTAATATCTAATCCTGGGGTCTGTGGTTTGGACCAAGAGCTCCATGAACTTCCCCAATTCTTATTGTGTTTTATCGAAGCCAAGTCAAAAAGATGTAGGTCCTTCTCCATTAGCTCCGAATCCATCAATTGTAGCGTTGAAATATCGGCCTTATAAATACTGCGCCCGTGTGTTCCTACTAAAAGATGCTTCGCTTTGGGTTGTATGACCAAATCGTGCACGGCGACATTGGGCATACCATTCTGGAAAACTTCCCAAGAACTTCCGCGATTGAAAGAGATGTACAGCCCATTGTCCGTACCTGCGAATAATAAATCCTCATTTTCTGGGTCTTCTACGATAACGTTGACCGGTGAGCTTGGCATATTATTGGAAATAGATTTCCATGTTTTTCCATAATCATCACTGACAAAGATATAGGAGGTAAAATCATCCCAACGGTATCCGTTTAACGTGGCGTAGACCCGTTCTTTTTTGTGTTTGGACGCCGCCACCCGACTCACCCACAGGTTTTTTGGAAGGGAATTACTAATGTTCGTCCAACTTCCACCTGCATCCTTGGTGATTTGTATCAAACCATCATCACTACCCGTATAGATAAGCCCAAATTTAAAAGGTGATTCTGAAATTGTGGTCAGCGTACCATAGGCGATATCGCCTTCCTTTCCACCTTGCGTCAGGTCACCCGAAATGGTCTCCCAGTCGTCACCTTGGTTTAAGGACCGGTGTAGTTTGTTTCCTCCCAAATAAATAATGTCCTGATTATGGTGGGAAAGTAATATTGGTGTTTGCCAATTAAAACGGTAAGGCGTTTCTCCCAGCTCATGTTTGGGCTGTATATAGCTGCGCTTATCATTTTTTAAATCTAAACGGTAATAATTTCCAAATTGAAATCCCGTGTAAACGATATCTGAATTTCTATTATCTATTTGAACTTGCATCCCGTCACCTCCCATGATAGATTTCCATGGATAATGTCCTGTTTGATGCCATTCACTGTTTTCTTCGGCGTCATGCGGACCTTTCCATACCCCATTGTCCTGTAACCCTCCGTAAACATTATAGGGTTCTTCATTGTCCACGTTAATGGCATAAAATTGCCCCACGGAAGGCGCATTGTTCTTGCTCCAATTTTTACCATCATCATAAGATATATTTACCCCACCATCGTTACCGTTGATAAGGTGCCCGGACATTTTTGGGTTTATCCAGAGTGCATGATGGTCCGAATGTACGTTATCCCCGTTAATAGAGGTATAAGTTTTTCCGCCATCGTCCGATTTAATTATGGGCACTCCGGCCAAGTAGATTTTATCAACATTGGAAGGGTCTACATTAATTTGAGCAAAATAGTAACCATAGCTATAAAACAGATCATCTATAAAATCTTCGTTCCGTTTGTTCCAAGTTTTACCACTATCCGTGCTTTTGTAAACCTCGGCGCCTATAACTGGTGTATCAAAAAGCATGGAATTGGCATCTTCCAGATATTTGGCCAAATCTGTTGGCTTTACAGCTCCACTTCGTACCATCTGTTTAACGTTCTCTGCACGGTACTTTTCTTGAAAGTTGTTGTTCTTCAAAAAGTTGTTCAATTCCTTGTCCGATAATTTTAAGAAGTTTTCGGAAGACATTGTTTTAAAATCTTCCTTGGTGAGACCGTCAGATTTTTTCTTCTCTTCAGATTTCTTTGGCCTTCTGGATTGATTATCATGAACGGCGTAAACCGTATTTTCATCAAAAACGGCCAGTCCGATCCTACCCACACCGTCTCCAGTAGGAAATCCACTCTCGGGAGTAGAAACTTTGGTCCAGGAGCTGCCGCCATCGGTACTTTTATATATTCCTGAATCTGTTCCGTTTCCTAGGAATACCCATGCTTTTCTATCTTTTTCCCAAGCTGAAGCATACATGATGTTGAAATTGTTCGGGGCAAAAGCCACATCAATAATACCTGCTTCAGGACTTACGAACAGTGTTCTATTCCAGGATTTTCCTCCATCAGTTGTTTTGTAAATACCTCTTTCCTCATTTGGCGAATACAAATGGCCCGTTACGCCCACTACTACTTCATCCGGATTAGTGGGATTGATTAAAATACGACCTATATGATGTGAATCCTGCAGGCCCACGTTGGTCCATGTTTTTCCCTTGTCAGAGGATTTTAATATACCAATACCTGCATATGAAGAACGGGAAGCATTGTTCTCGCCCGTACCTACCCATATGGTGCCCGATTTCCAATCAACGGCTATATCGCCCACATTTTGAGTATGTGAATTGTCCATGATCGGAGTGAAGGTCGTACCATTATTGTTGGTATACCAGAGCCCGCCAGAAGCGTAACCTACGTAAAACTCGGTCGGATTGTTGGGATTTACGGCAAGGTCCACTACGCGACCACTCATTATCGAGGGCCCAATATTTTTTAAGGGAATATTCTTGACCAGGGAAGTTTGTTCTAATTGCGCCTTATCTTTTAGGGACATCAATACATCCTCTGCCGAAGTGGTGGATACCTGAGCGATAGAAAGAGTGATGCAAAAGAGACTAAGGAAGGAAAAGAGTTTCATATAAATTTGTATTCGTTTAATGTGTGGAAGTTAACAATAAGTTTTACCCTCGGCAAGAAAATGAGCGAACGGGATTTCAACTGAGGAAAATTTATTAACCAGATACTAAATCTCGGCCTTTACGTTCCCTTTCTTATTGTTCCAAATTCGATAGTTGTTTTTCATTTAAATCCTTGAGGGAATTTTTTGCCTTGTCAATTTCTGTATTCAGTTTTCCGTCTGTTGAGGTGGTCATATCTTTGACAGATTCAAATGTTTGGAGATACCAATCCTCCCATGCCTTAAGTATCTCCTTTTCTTCCGCAATCGATTTATTTTCTGAAATCGCTTTTTTGCTTAGCTCAAATTCGGCAGCTAGTCTTTTGTTCGCGGAAAGCTCTATTTCCTTCAATACACTACGCGCCGTAGTCACATCTGAATTTACCAGCTGTAGCCCACTGACCAAGGCGGCCGTTCCAACATTCTTTAAAGTTTCTTGGGAGACTTTGTCCAAACGGTCATTATCGGTATGGTAAAATTGATCCGTAAAATGCCATAATAACAAGCCCGGAATATCAGCATCTAAAAATGGAGTATGATCACTCCCGCCTTCAAAGGGATTGGTGTTCACTTCCCAGTTGGCAAAGTCCCCTTGTGCTTTAAAGTTATTGATGATAAAATCGTTCAGGAAATGTGGTTTCATTTCGTCCAAGGTCATTACATCCCCACCCCATTCCGAGTGTTTGTCATCTCCCCGTGTCCAAATGGCGCTGGGGTCCGGCATTTTCTCGATTAAGAAGGAACCCCCAGTGACCGCTGTGTTTTCTCCCACCATATCCAAGCTAATCCCATATTTAATTCCTTTGGCGCGTTCTTGGTCCTCATCAATATACCTTCTTGTCGATATAATTTCGTCTCCCCATAAAAAAGTTAGGGTTCGGTCGGCTTGTATGCTGTTCTCCTTTAAGAGTTTAGCGGCAAGGGTAGCCATTTCCAACTGTACCCCAACTCCCGTGGCATTGTCGTTTGCTCCAGGTTCTTGGATATGGGCACTGAATATTAGGCGTTCATTCGGGTTCTTGAGCCCTCTAATATTCGCGACTACAGTTAGTTCTTCTGACGGATAAATTTTAGTTTGGATGTTTACCTGTACTTGGGTCTTACCTTTTTTTAAAGCCGCTTTTAATTTTTCTTTGGCAGCAAAGGACAATGCGATACCCCACAATTTCGTATCAGTTTGGGGAGGCAAGCTTCTAAATTGGATGGAGGCGGAATTTTTTTCTGGTTGTAAATACGACGGGTTGTTATAGGTGATAATGCCCAGAGCCCCTTTAGAAACTAAACTGTCGTAAAATGGCCCTGCACCCTTCTCTGTAAATACGATTTTACCATTAAGGTCAAGGTCGGGCACATCCTCGGGATTTTCTACGTAAACAACTTCAGCCTTCACCCCGTCTTCGGGAGTGGATGCGGAATTGAGATAGGTCATGTTTCGATTACGCTCCGAAACCAATAGGGGCTCCTCCTTCCCAATTATTTGTAAACTTGCCGATACTGGTTCCCAAGTAGGGTTTTTCATCGGTCGCTTTTCGATGCGGTAGGTGAGTCGATCATCTTCTTTAGCAGCATTTTCCAGAACATAGCCCGCTTTCTCCAAATGGTCGGCTATCCAATACACACTCTTATTGAATCCCGTGTTACCGGCCACCCGCCAATATTGCTCCACAAATTCAGTAGTTTTGTACGCCAACTCTCCTGTAAATTTTGGACGTATGATGTCAAAATAATCAACTGTATTTTCTTGTGAACTCTGGGAACACCCTATTAAAAAAGCAAATAAGAGAAATGCTGATAAAACCTTTGTTGCAAATAATTTTGAAAAACAACTTTTTACTCTCCCCATTTCCAATCGCCTCCTATGATCAGTTTTTCCTTTAAATCATTATCAATCATGAACTGTTTCGTAGTCTCGCTATCCATTTTGGTGGCAGGCAAGGTATCGGCATTGGCCAAAGCATATAGTATCATGGTACCAAAACGGGCCGTGTTGGTCATGTGTTCCTCATTTACCAAATTAAAATCGTCACAGTCCGAATGATAGCAACCATAGATGGAGCGGTCCAAATTACTATGTACCGATAAGATGGGAACACCTTCCAGCATAAAGGGCTGATGGTCGCTATGTAGTCCGGAGCGGTTGGAAAACGTATTTTCAAATATAGAATCCTGTTGCTGTATTGTAGCTCCTAATTCCTTGTAAAAGGCTTCATTATCCAATTTTCCTCCGGCGTTCATGCCAATGGGATTACCTGCCATGTCCAAGTTCATCATATATTTTATGTTGTCTATAGTGTTATTTTCAATAGCTTCCTCAACAAGATGCTTGGAGCCCAATAGACCTTGTTCCTCTCCCATGAACATGATGAACTTTACGGTTCTTTTCGGTTGAAGGTTGTTTGCTTTAAAGGCCCTAGCGATGTCCAAAACCGCAAAGGAACCAATACCATTATCAATGGCACCAGTCGCCAAATCCCAAGAATCCAAATGGCCCCCTACAACAATTTCCTCCTGTGGAATTTCACTTCCCGGCAAAGTTGCCACAACATTACGTGCTTTAATTACATCACTATTGTTGGTCATTTCTATAGTTGCAGTGGCAGAACCGGTTTTTAGGGTCTCTTTTAGTGCCATTCCATCCTCCATTCCAATGCAAACGGCAGGTATGGGAATTAGTTCGCCGGTTACAGAAGCCGTTCCTGTAAGTAAAACTCCGTTGGGAACTTGATTGATAATAATAATCCCCTTAGCCCCATATTTGATAGCCAAGGCCGTTTTTTCGCTACGGTGTAAATTGCTCAATCCTTCGGGGCTTCCTTCAAGTAGGTTAATGTATACCAAGGCAATCTTATCTTCTACAGCTCCCGGTTGGGCTTCGTAATCCGCTTCCAGCCCGTTACCCATGTCCACTACTTCTCCAGTGACCTCCGCTTTAACAGGGGAGTGTCCTAAAGTGACTACTTTAATAGCTTCTCCGTTAATTTCCAAGGAAACGGTGCCCCTGGACCAGGCCTCTACCTCAAAGGTTTGGTAGGCCACATCTTCAAAACCGTATTCTTTGAACTTATTAAAGGTGTACTCCTCAGCTTTTGCCCCGTTATCCGATCCGGTTAGTCGGTGGCCAATAGTTTCCGTAGCCTCTTTTAAGGTGCTATATCCTTTGGCATTTTGTTTTATTTCAGTATCGATACGCGCAAATAGTTCTGCTTGAGACTCTTGCTTTTCGGCTTCGGAACAGGACTGAAAGGCCATGACGAAAAGAAATAGAAATGATAGTTTTTTCATAAAGGAAATCTAATGATGAATAATTGTTTATGGTCGCCCAAGTTAGTTAATTAGAGCTGAATTAGCAGCGAAATTATTTATGTTAATCTTATAATTCTAAGCAACTTTTACCAAAAAAACAACTAGAATTCTTTAATTTGATAGGTAAGTGTTTAATTAAATATGAAAGACTTTTTCTTCTAGGTTCGTTGATACTTTTGGTAGTAGGGCTAGCCTATTTCTTTTTCCCACCAAAAGGGATTAATCACGTTTATGGATACAGAACTCCTTCTTCCACTAAAAATGATCGGAATTGGGAGGTCTCCAATAAACTTGCTTCCCGTATATTTTTGGGTGTAAGTATTTTGATGACCCTTTTACTTTATATCAATACGGAGCAAAAGTTTATGGACAGTGACGACCTCTTCATTATCAGTTTTTTAAGTGGTGTGGCGATTATATTCATCGTAGTGGAAACAAAACTTTGGAGGATAAATAAAAAAAGTTCAAAGAGTAAGACTTAGGAAATAGTCTTCCTTCAGCATAAAGTTTTAATGGGAAAAGTCCGTGCGTAAATTGCTATTTTTGGGGAAATCCAGAAATAAAATGAAATACGATCAAATTCCCAATACCCTTTTTATAAAAAACCGCAAAAAGTTTATGGCGCGGATGAAGCCTAAGAGCATCGCCGCATTCAACTCCAACGATATTTATCCTATTAGTGCGGACAGCACCTTGCCTTTTGAGCAGCATCGGGATATTTTTTATTTGAGCGGTGCGGACCAGGAGGAAACCATTTTATTGTTGTTTCCGGATGCGATGGACAAAAAGCACAGGGAGGTCTTGTTCGTAAGGGAAACGAATGACCATATCGCCGTTTGGGAAGGGGAGAAATTGACCAAGGAAAAAGCTACGGTAGTCTCCGGGATAGAAACCGTCTATTGGTCAACGGATTTTGACAATGTATTTTTTGATTTGATGACCGAGGCGGAGACCATCTATTTCAACACCAACGAACATTATCGGCAGGCGGTGGAAACCCAAACCCGTGAGGATCGTTTCATTCAAAAATGTAAAAAAGAATATCCGGCGCATCAGGTTGCCAAAAGCAATCCTATTCTACAAGAAATTCGTGGGGTAAAGGAACCGGAGGAAATCGATTTGATGCAGACCGCCTGTGACATCACCGAAAAAGGTTTTAGGAGGTTACTGGGTTTTGTAAAACCAGGAGTGTGGGAATATGAGATAGAAGCGGAGTTGCTCCACGAATTTGTTCGTAACCGCTCCAAAGGGTTTGCGTATTCCCCCATTATCGCTTCCGGAAATAACGCGAACGTATTGCACTATTTGGAGAACAACCAGCAGTGCCAAGCCGGAGACTTGATATTGATGGATGTTGCCGCCGAATATGCCAATTATTCCAGTGACCTTTCCCGTACTATTCCCGTTAGCGGAAAGTTTACCCAGCGACAAAAGGATGTTTACAATGCCGTTTTACGGGTGAAGAACGAAGCGACCAAAATGTTGGTACCGGGAACCTTATGGGCCGCATATCACAAAGAATGCGGTAAATTAATGACGTCAGAATTGTTAGGATTGGGCCTTTTGGACAAAGCCGATGTACAGAATGAAAATCCGGATTGGCCAGCTTATAAGAAATATTTTATGCACGGCACAAGTCACCATATTGGTTTGAACACCCACGATTACGGAGAACTTAAAAAACCTATGAAGGCCAATATGGTATTCACCGTAGAACCGGGCATCTATATACCCGAAGAGAAAATGGGCGTTCGCTTGGAGGATGATGTCGTGATTCAAGATAAGGGTGAACCATTTAATCTGATGCGAAACATTCCTATTGAGGTGGAGGAAATAGAGGAGTTGATGCAATAAGGTACATGCTATTTAAAATTTCAGCACATCAGAATACAGATAAACAAGCTGAAAGAGTCGAACAGATTTCTCACTCACTTTGCTTTTTAAAAATGAAATTGGTCAGCATAAAAACCACCGAAGTCGGCAGTACCCACCCCAAACTAAATTTACTTAAGGGAATATAGGCTTGTATTCCAGTAATGGAATCCCCTAATCCAATGGTTCCTAAAAAATCTGGAACGCTAAATAATATGGTCGTGAGTACAACAGCCTGAAATACTTTAGGAGCAGCAAATTTTTCAGGTACTACATTAAGTAGAATAAGGACAATAGTAATAGGGTATATAAACATTAAAGCGGGGAGTGCCACGGCAATGATATAGTCTACGTTAAATTGTCCCATAAGCACTCCCAAAACACTTCCAATAATCGCGGTAATCAAATACGCTTGTTGTGAATCCGCAAAACGGGATTTTATAAAGTCGGCCGTTCCGGTAACAATCCCCACGGCCGTGGTAAAGCAGGCCAAACTCACCAAAATACTTAGAAATAGATTGCCGGTATTCCCTAAGGTCATACGTGCCATTCCCGAAAGCAAAGCGGTTCGTGAAATTTCCGCATCAAAAGCACTGTGGACCAATGCGCCAGAGAGGATAAGTCCAGCATAAATAAGGAAAAGTCCCAGGCCGGCCAGCCAGCCAGCCCGACGTATCAAAGCTTTCTTAGCCTCATAGGAACCACTTTTATGTTTGATGTTAATGGAAACAATGATAACCCCTCCTACGACCACGGCACCAATAGCATCAAAGGTCTGGTAGCCTTCCAGGATACCATCTGTAAACGGACTTGTAAATTGGGTTGACGTGAAATCAAATTCAAATGAAAATACGGTAATACCAATTAATAATAGCAGGATGGTGATGATACCCGGGGTCAATAGTTTACCGATGATATTCAGGATTTTGGAACGGTTCATGACAAAGACGAAAACCAGTACAAAATAAAACACACTGGTAAGCCATGACGGACTATCAAAAAAAGGTTGGATGGCCATCTCATGGGTAACAGAAGCTGTTCTTGGAGAAGGTAGGCTTATGGAGATGGCATAGATAATAAAGGAATATAGCAAACTGAAAGTTGGGGATACTTTTTTACCAAAGTCAAAAATGGTCCCCTGCAGTTTTGCATGGGCCAAGATTCCCAAGATGGGAATAAGCACTGCAGAAAGACAAAAACCTAGGGTTACCAACCACCAAAGTACTCCGGATTTGAAGCCTAATTGTGGCGGCAAAATTAAATTGCCGGCACCAAAAAAGAGAGAGAAAAGCGCAAAGGCGGTTATTAGGGTTTCTTTGGTTTTAAACATCGTTTTAAAATAAGCCGAAAGATAGCCGAAAATCTGTAATTGAAATCTTTTTAAAAACCATCACCTATAAAAATGGCCAGTTAACAACAGGAATAGGGAACATCACAACAAATTATGGCTCAGTCCTTTAAAAAGGTATACTTTAACAATAATTATTTAAAGCACGACATTTTTACGTCGACCCAAAAAACAAACAACATAGAAATTTGGCATTTTTCCGATTCCCAAATCCGACCAATGCAACCTAAAAACCCTACATCATGAAAAAAATATTCTGTAATATTTTTGGTCACCACTACTCAATTTCAAAAAAAGTAACTTCCCACATTAAAGAATACAAGTGTATTCACTGTCAAAAGCAAGTCACTACGGATGTTAGCGGCAACCTTTCTATTTTGACACCGGAGTTACAGGACATCAACAGAACCCTAGAACATATTTACCAAAGAAGGCACAACGCACAACAAGTAGCGTAAACCCTTTTTTAGGTTACTAAATTCCAACCCATGGTCGGCGATGGAATTTAACTACTATTCCCGTAAATTAAGTAAGTATTTTTTATTCTTAGCTGTCGTATGCCCCACAACGGATAAGTAAAGATTGCCCTTGTTTTCGGGAATTTTTTGTTCAAGCACTAGTTTGACGCACGTTTCTTTTTCTATAGAAATAGACCATAAAACCAATGACCAGTAACGTACCAAAAATAGAGGGCAATAATTGACTGTAAGGTTTGTAATTAGGTAACATAGTGCCAACCGCCGCCGCTAGTAATGCGGTAAAGGCATTTATCATTTTGTATATATGCTCGTAAAGCCAGAGTGCTTTATAGGATTTTGATGGAATCAGGTATCGAATTAAATCATACCCTACGATCAAGAACAACGCCCCAAAAGTTGAATAAATCACTGTTGGATTCCAAAAAAGTTCAGTAGATTTTAAATAGTCCATAAAATAGAGACCTATGCCGAGACTTAATAAAGCGACCGACACATCCAGTAATTTTGGTTTATTAGATTTTGTTTTCATGGTTCTGAATCCGGAAAATCCATTATAGCCGGCTAAAATGGTCAACACTAAAAGATAAGGGTTCCCCCTAAAAACTATTGCTCCTACAAGACCTGTACATATCACTACAGCTAAAAACACCAAGAATATTCGTCCAAACTTTATATGGGTTTTATTCCCTTTCTTGGCAACCAATATTACTATCCCCAGAAGTAAAGCAATTAGTCCGCAGATAACGTGAATGAGTATATTGACAGAGTGAAGTGATATTTGATTGTCCATGTTTAAAGGTTTTGTTCAAATCTCTATAAAATGGAAAAGAAACACGCCCCAGCCCATCGGCTGAAACCTGTTTGGCCTATATTTTCTTGAATGCGGAGGGTGGGAGGCCCGTATATTTTTTGAAGTACCGGTTAAACGAGGATTTTGATTTGAACCCGCACTCGAAGGCAATTCCTAAAACGGATAAATGATCGAAATTGGTTGAGGACAGTTTCTTTTTGGCCTCTTCAACACGATAGCGATTTACAAAGTCATAGAAGTTCATGTGAAAATGCTGGTTGATGACCTGTGAGAGATGCGACTGTGAGATTCCACTTTGTTCGGCAAGTTGCGATAAGTTAAGGTTATCATTTAAAAAGGGCTTTTCAACCTCCATGAATTTGGATAATCGACTTGCCATAATTTCGATTTTTTCTGAGGTAAGGCCCGATTTTGAATAGGATACCCTTTCTGAACTATTGGCCTCAATGTCCAAACCGGCAATTGCTTTCGAATCCATATTTGAAAAAATCGCTGTTTGTCGAAATCCATAAAAGCCAAAAGCAATTAGCATTAGACTTAAAATGATTCCTACAAGAGCAAAAGCATTTTCAATAGGGAAAAGTTGAAATTGACTTGCTCCAAAAATCAGAAAGGATGCCAATACAAAAAGTACCAAATAGGCATACACGACATAGCTCAACCACTTCAAATTGATTTTCTCATCAAATGAGAAAAGGGCTACAATGTTACGTCTATGTTTTCTTAGCAACAATAAGTCCCAAACACAATAGACTAATCCTGAAATCGCTAATGGAATGGCGTAGTATTGCATCCATTTTGGCGGACTTTTTGAGAGATCAAAGTACCCATTATTGGCCGTGAGGGCAACATTGTCTTTTTGTTGCAAAACATAAAACATGGCAACATAAACCACATAGACTCCCAAATGCAAAAAAGCAGTTCTCCATGAAACACGATGCCCGGTCAGCGATGAAATATAAAGAAATAGCAGGGGTGCGCCGAGCAATGGCAGGCTAAAAAATGGAATAGACCAAAATCCATGAATTGGAAATTGAAATAGGGTCACCTCATAAAAGGCGATTTGGCCCAAGGTGACTGAAATCCATCCTAAAAATAGATAATCGCTCTGGCTTTTGTTTTTCTTAAAAAGCAGGAGCAATACCAT
This sequence is a window from Maribacter aestuarii. Protein-coding genes within it:
- a CDS encoding helix-turn-helix domain-containing protein, with amino-acid sequence MEFILNAGLGIGVLMVLLLLFKKNKSQSDYLFLGWISVTLGQIAFYEVTLFQFPIHGFWSIPFFSLPLLGAPLLFLYISSLTGHRVSWRTAFLHLGVYVVYVAMFYVLQQKDNVALTANNGYFDLSKSPPKWMQYYAIPLAISGLVYCVWDLLLLRKHRRNIVALFSFDEKINLKWLSYVVYAYLVLFVLASFLIFGASQFQLFPIENAFALVGIILSLMLIAFGFYGFRQTAIFSNMDSKAIAGLDIEANSSERVSYSKSGLTSEKIEIMASRLSKFMEVEKPFLNDNLNLSQLAEQSGISQSHLSQVINQHFHMNFYDFVNRYRVEEAKKKLSSTNFDHLSVLGIAFECGFKSKSSFNRYFKKYTGLPPSAFKKI